The Macaca fascicularis isolate 582-1 chromosome 11, T2T-MFA8v1.1 genomic sequence GCCCTTTCTATTAGCCTTTTTGCTAAACTTTCCAGCCTCCAACCTTTCCCTCCTGCTAGCTGTCCCACAGCAGGCATCTTTTCCAAGCTCTGGTTTAACTCTTTTAGCCCCGCTAAGCAATGCAGTGACCTGATACTGCCAGCTTGACCTCTGAGATCCCTCATTCTCTCACTCCCTCAGCCCTCCCTACTTCCCAAGCCCAGGTCTGATTGCAGTTTGCAAACCTGACCCCCTAAGCCTCACACAGACCCATGCATCATTTTTCTGCAACATGACCCTTGTTTTCCCATTGACAATAGCTTTCCCTTGCTGCCATCCCCTAGGAACAGAAAGTTAGAGAGATAAGAATGAAAGAGGCCTGGCCTGGGAGTTAGGAAAGCCGATTCTGGCCATGGCTCTGCCATCTGGCTTTGTGATCTCAGGCAAAGCTTTTCCCTCTCTGGTTCTTAGATCCCTCATCTACACACACAGGGTGTCACTAAGGTCCTTTCCAGTCTGCAGATTTTACAGTTTTAGATCAAAGCATACGAATACTTACAGATGCTGACAGGGGAGGGAAATTCTCCTGACATCCTgttaaggaaagaaataaaataagagagagaagTCATTCAGCTCACAGTCTCTTCAAAGCTACTGCCATCCCCAGCCTGATGTGGGTTTTTGAACCCAACAGGCACCTGTTGACATTCCAAAGTTTCTTTGATATAAATAGAGCCTGAGAAGTTTTGGAGACTACCCCCGAATCTTTGGGGTAACCAGACAACAACCCTAGTTAGACAATAGTTTACAAGAGGTGCACACATGGGGGCAGTGTATCTACCTCCCACGTGTCAGGTCCACACACCAGCCTGCCCATCCCTGTAGAGCCCTGGGGAAGCTGGGGTGGCGGCCCCAGCACACCCTCAACAAGCCCATGTTGCACGTGGACAGATGAAGAAGAGAGAACAAGAATGCCTAATAGAGTAATGGGGTTTTGCAGGGAGCAGGGTGGTGGATATTTCTAGTATGCCTGGGAAGAATGAGCAAATCTGCTTAGCTTTCcacatagcacagtgcctgccatgAAACAAGCTCTCACAGTCTATTATGAGTGGATACTCATGTCCACTCATGGTAGTATTATTAATTACTATCATTATTTCTATCCTCATCACCCCACCACTTCCCAAGAACTCGTGTCTTCTGGATTGAGATGTGTTAGGGTTTCTCCTTTGGGTCTTCCCAAACCCCTGGGGTCCTCCTGCCTGGGCACGCCCCACCCACCTGCACTCCTCGCTCTCCAGCAGCTTGCGGTAGGTGGCGATCTCCATGTCCAGGGCCAGCTTCAGGCTCATGAGCTCCTGGTACTCGCGCAGCATCCGCGCCAGCTCCTCCTTGGCCTGGTGCAGGGCGCCCTCCAGCTCGTCCAGCTTGGCCCGGGCGTCCTTCAGGGCATTGTCTCCCCGCTGCTCAGCATCAGCAATGGCCGTCTCCAGGTTGGAAGCCTAAGGAAGGAATTGGTGAGGTCGAAAAACTGGGAGGAGCCACTGCGGCTATCCACATCCAAATCCCTCTGGGTCCTTAGAGAGAGGCCCATCTCCACcctacacaccaccacacttctTTTGCAGCCAGAGCCCCTTCTGGGGCTGGCGCGTCCCTCCTTAGCTCTAGCCCCATTCCCTGTGTTGGATGTGTGGGTGATGGAAATCATGCAGCCCTGCCCTCCTGAGCGCCACTTTAGTTCAGCataaagacatttattcagccatATTGTACCAAGGGCACGAAATGAATGACAGTAATGCTCTTGAGTTGTTTAGGTCTGGGAGGAGAGATGGTTGAATATGCTGTGGCAGACGCAAGGGCAGCAGCTGCCCAGGAGCACGGCACCACAGGTGAGGGGGACAAGGAAGGGCACACCTCAGGAACAACTATTATTTGCCAAGCACTTAGTGTATGCCAGCACCACGCTCAATACTGTACATACCATTGACATAAGTTAGCTCATTTAGTCCTTGCAACACCTTGTGAAGCAAGCAGAAGTAACCTGTCCAAGGTCACGAAGCAGCTAAGTGTTAAAGCCCACAAGAGAATAGAAGGAGCACTGGACTAGGAGTCAGGAGACCTTGATTCAGATCACAGCTCTGCTACTTACCAGCTGTGTAACCCCCttatcctctctgagcctcagtttcctcatctgtaacaacAGCGAGGGCAACTGTTGCCTCTCAGGGTCTTGGTGAGGATGAAGTGTGATCGAAGAATAGGTGCCGCTGCCATTGTTATCATATATGTACATCTTGTGCCTCACCTACAAGCCGAGGCTATATCCTATATTCCTGGGAGCCAGTCCTTAACAAGGCGCCTTAATGGGTGCTCCCTGAGCCCATTTCTCCATCTCAGTCATTAACTCCACAGATGTTTATCAAGCTGCgactatgtggcaggcactgtgctagatgctggGGAAACAGGGCACAAAGCAGCCAGCTCCTTGCCCCTTTTCAGTCTAGTGGCAGTGTCAGTAATAACAGGAAGTGTGACAAGTACAGGGAAGCACAGGTGCAAGGAAGGCACATCGCTCGGGGGAGGTCCTAGCCCAGTGCCGAGGAGGCTTCCTAAGGAGGGGCTTCGAGGCCGAGGTCCTTGGAGTGAGTCAGAGATCAGTAGCCCCCAGGGACGTCCTGCTCCGGGTGTTTGAGGCAGCGACCTCACTGgcctcctctcttctcccagGCAGCGATCTGGGAAGCTGATGTTCTCAGCAGCTCATCTCCCCTCCACTCATACTCCCCTGCACTTGACCACAGGCCAAGGCCAAGGTGCTCTCACCTGCTTCTTCACGTTCTCGATCTCTGAGCGGATTCTCTGGATGAGCCGAGTGAGCTCCGAGATTTCATTCTTGGTGTTTTTGAGGTCGTCCCCATGCCGGCCAGCTGCCAGCTGTAGCTCCTGGAACTGGGGACCCCAAAGCGCAGAGTCATGAACGTGTCGTGGGAGTGCATGTATCTCGGGGTCAGAACACAACAGACACTTACCGGGACACTGCCTCTATTCTGGGCATAATCTGTCCCCGTCTGCTGCCTGCTGGCATCACCCTCCCTGGCCCCGCCTCAGCCCAGCTCACCTTGGTCTGGTACAGGGCCTCAGCCTCGGCCTTGCTCTTCAAGGCGATCTCCTCATACTGGGCGCGCACCTCGTCGATGATGCTGTCCAGGTCCAGGTTCCGGTTGTTGTCCATGGACAGGATGACGGACATGTCGCTGATGTGGGACTGGATCTGAGTGATTTCCTGCAGGGGACATAGGGAGGTCTCTCAGCTCAACCACTGTCAGAGGCCAACCACCTCCCCCACACAAGATGAGCAAATTCTGGTGATGCCATCTTGGAGGCTGTGACCCAGGGCTATTGCCTTCCAGGGTTGTTTGCTTTGCGGCAAAGTAAGTTCCCTGCTGGGCCCAGACAGATTCCCACTGCCGTGTAGCAAGGGCCTGGCCCATTCCCTTCCCGCTCAGAGGGTGGAGACTGAGGAGACTTGCAAGGCTGATGCGGGAGATGGATGGCTAACTGAGGGGTCTCACTGAGGGCTGGGGCCTCCATGTCTCCCGCAGCCCCTAGAATAGAGTTTAACCCACCAGCCTTCCCCAGATGAACCGAGTGGACAGACAGACTTACGGCTTCAAAGAGACACCTGAAGAACTTGATCTCCTGGTCCATGGATTCCACCTTGGCCTGCAGCTCCACCTTATTGGCGTAAGCCGCATCCACATCCTGAAAGATGCCCCCACCATCCCCTGTCACTGCCGGTACAGCCAAGAAGACAGCAGCCCCCCTGCCTGGTTCCCCGCGTGAGGAAGGAGTCACTCTCTTCTCTTCACCTTGCCTTGGGAAAGGAGATAAAGGAGCAAaggcccagccccaccccaccccactctggGAATCTGAAGTGCCTGTGGTGTCTGAGCCGGGTCCCAGGGCTGCAGGGGAGCCCCTGAGTCTTGTCCTCCGTATTCTTCGTGTTCGAACCACAGCCCCATTGGACATGCAGTCAGGCGTCCTCTCACGGGCACTCTccctgtcttttcattcttttttctcgaTAGTCTTTCATCAAGCTTTTCTCTGCCTTCACCTCACTCTTCCTGAATCAGTTTACCTTGAGAGGGGCTAACAGAGCACCTTAGCAGGCTCCGTTCCTCCAGGTCCTAGGCCAGCCCCCAGGATTCAGGGCCTGCCTTCCTCTCACCTTCTTAAGCAGCACAAACTCGTTCTCCGCTGCTGTCCGCTTGTTGATTTCCTCCTCATACCTGTGGGAATGCGAGGGCCCATTGGTTAATATCTCTCACTGAAAGCCTTTGCTTGCACAGGGCAGAGTTTGAGCAAGGAGCAGCATGTCCATCAGAAGATACAGGTGCTGGGGGCCGCAGAGTACTGGGCAGGGGTGAGTtggggaagacttcctggaggagggaacATGCTAACCAGTTTGGAAGAATGAGACTGTTGAAGATCCAACTTGGCAAATGAGGAAGGAGCACATGGAGCGAATGCCCTGTGGGACTTTCAGAGGAAGCAAGATGTGAACTGCCCTCCCCAAATTTGAGTACAGCTTTGCAAATGACAAAGTGCTTCAACCTGCATTTTCTCAGTTACCCCTGAGAGCAGTCTTGGAGCCAGATGCACTTAACCCTCCTCTTATATGGGAGGAGAACGTGAATGGTTTCCCCTAATAGTCCCTAAACCCAGAGCCGGAGATAACCCTCTGCCCACTGCCCAGCTCACTGGGCATTTGTCCTGAGAGTCAGGCCAGAAGCTGGAGGAGCAGAGAGCAAGTTCCAGAGTTTTGTTGGGGTGATTCTGCTTGGTATGACCAAGAACAATGCCCCCCACCGACCTCCAAAATGTTTAAGCTGGGGTGACTGCCAGGGGTCCCTCAGAGGGACAGCAGCAGTTGTCCAGTTACAGGGGGTCTCCTCCTGCTCACCTCTTCTTGTAGTCCTCCACTATGTCCCGCACATTCCTCAGCTCTGAGTCCAGCCTCACCCTGTCCCCGGACAGCGTCTCCAGCTGCTTCCGCAGGTTGCTGATGTAGCCCTCGAGAATGGGCTCTAGATTGTTCTTGCAGTTGTTCAGGTCCAGCTGCTGCAGCAGCTCCCACTTAGTCTCCAGCACCTGGTTCTGCTGCTCCAGGAACCGGACCTGGAACCCAAATCCCGGAAACTGCTGAACCCCTGTGGTAATAGTCACACGTGTCTCTCACAGGGCATTGTGCAAAGCCTCTATCTGCATTTTCTCCTCACTAGAGCTGAAGGAGGTTGGCAAATCATTACTCTCTGCCACGGAGAAAAAACTGAGATGCAAAGCAACTTAGCTTCTTTCCAAGGCCCAACAGTTTAAGAAGCAGTGGAGCCCGGAACTGAACCTAGACATGTGTCCCTGTAATCCGTGCATCCAATCACCCAGCGCCCACCATGGCCGCACTAACTCAGGGCATGGCTGTGATTGAAAATACCAACAGAGAAGCCAGGATGGGTCCATCATTTTGGACAGGTTGACCATCCTGAAGAACAAAGTCTGCTCTTCATTTCAGGGCATATCAGAGCTCACTAAGGCTTGGGCCAAGGCCTTCTAGGGATTTTAAATGCCTGGAGCAGGCACCAGCTTCATCTTTGCTTAtagcctctcctctccctccttggtCCTGCTCCCCAGAATGATCTCTACAACAAGCATGGCACATGGAACACGATGGACAGATGGAGCTCCTGATCCCATTGCAGCCCCTCACTGAGCCAGGAAACTGACCAGAAGGAGTTGTCCATACACATCTCTTGTTTGGTTTTTGGGGATGGGGagcacagtttttaaaatgtgacttccCTTAATCTACATGAGCACAGCTACTGCTTGAATAAGGTTGTCTTCCTCCAAATCAGAAACACAAGACATGGGAAAACTATCTAAGAATCGGTGTCGAGATGGAATTATTCCCTGAAAATTTGTCTCTAGCTCATCATCCAGCATTTGGTCTGGTTTAATCAGTCCTGAGTTTTCATGTGATCTACAAAGCTGAGCATTAACCACAGAGTAAACCCTGCATCTGAGACACCACAATACATACCTGCACTACTGAACACATCTGGATGCCAAAAGGATTTACCCGTCTTCTCTGGCTGCCTGAGGTTAAGGGACTGAGCTCTGGAGACTGAAATTATTTGGGAACTGTCCAAGCCTTtcagcctccttcccctccctctgggCAGACCATCTTTATAAACAAGATGTGACTGTCCTCATGTTCATCTTTCTTCCCATGTCTCCAGACTTTATCCCTCAAGATTTTGACCACCTGAGCCAAGAATCAGTCCACTCCCATCCCCCAGACCCCAACTCAGAACACTTTGATCTTGCAGATATGAAAAGGCTTAGAAGAATAAGAAGCCACAGAGCCAGTCCTAGCCCCTGAGGCTGAGCCGAGGGCAGCAGGGACTCCTCCAGGCAGGAAGTGTGAGCTGCAGGAGCTAGCTAAGCTCTGATGGCCACATGACCATCTCACCCATAGGCTTTGTCCTGGGTTGACCAGTCCTTAGTGCCTGACTGTCACAGAGCCAACACACCCCTCCAGTCTCCTCCTCTGGGTCTGGAGGCAAAAGGTTGAGGGTCCAGCCTCacccttccctttccccaaatGACCTTGAGAATGCCATTTACCTACATGCCTTCAGTGACTCATACAATAGGGATAATTATTTATTCTCTGCCAGAAGTCGGGGGCCTATCTGGACTGTGTTATCTCTTCAGGTCTCTAGACACCTTTGATTCCTCCCCAAAGCATCCCTCTCCCACCTTCTGGAGATAAGAAATGAGAGTCACAATCACAATCATTTTTGTAGTACTTAGTGTGTGTCAGGCTTGTGACAAGATCTTCAcctgcattttcttttataagCCTGACAACAACCCCAAGACAGgggttattatccccattttagagatgaggagatggagacacagacAGGTAAATAACCTTCCCAGAGCCACGCAGCTGGCCAGCGGTGATGCGAGAGCACTGTGGAGTCCCCTTCCCCAGTACCCTCTTCTGCCTCTCAAGAAAGTCTTCAACTGACTGGAGCAAATGCCCACAGCAGACATCGGTGAATCAGAGGGCTTGCAGTGGCCCCTTCCTGCTGCTCCTGATCCGCTGGGCAAGTGACTAGTGGGCAGGACAGCCTGCCAGGGGAGGATAGTCTTCCCTGCTTACTCTGGGTGAGACTGTCTCTCACAGGCCTTTTCTGCACACGGTCTGCAGGCCCAGCAATGGCACCAAGCTAGCCCTCAAGAGGAAGGACCACGTCTCTCGCTGGGAGCCCTGAGAAGCCTCTGCCAGTAGAAACTGACCTGCCTCTGTTTTGTCTCTGGAAAGACAACATGGAGAACCTTATACAGGTCACCCTGTTGATGGGTTGTGCCTACCTTGTCCACAGTAAAGGCCTCCTCACACTTAACCTCAATCTCTCCTTCTGTAACAAAATCTTATGTtccaagaagagaagaggaaggctgTTCACAGGTTCCCCAGGTCCTGGAAGACCCACCTTGTCGATGAAGGAGGCGAACTTGTTGTTCAGAGCCTTGATCTGCTCTCGCTCCTGGGCACGCACTTTCTGGATCTCGGGGTCCAGCTCCACGTTGAGGGGGGCCAGGAGGCTCTCGTTGACGGTAACCTGGTGGATGCCTCCAGGTGGGCATACAGTTGGGCACACAGGCCCCAGGGCCACACTGCCAAACATGCTGCCAGCAAAGCCACTGGCCCGGCCCCGGCCAAATCCATAGCCTCCACTCTTCCCGCTGCCACTGGCCACATTGAGGGAGATGCTCCGGGCTCCCCCCAGGTTGTAGAGGCTCCGACTGCCAAAGCCCCCACTGAGCCCTTTGCTCCCTGCCCGGAAGGAGGATGAGCTGCCCCCCGAGAGCACAGCCGAGCAACCACTGAAGCCCCCCTTGGCAGCAGCTCCTGACTTGCAGGTGAATTGGCGGCTCATGTTGCTGTGGGAGACAAAGCTCAGAtgcaggagggaggaaggcaaaATCCCAAAAGGTTCTGCTCGTTGTAGTGAGGACTGGCAGGTGCCTTTATATGTGCTTGGCACTGGGGCTTGTGGATGGGCAGTCAAGAGCTTAATTCGTGGGTTTGGCTTGCCTGGGAGCAAGAAGTCATTTTCTCTATGCTGAGCTGGAGATCAAGCCCTCCCCACCTCTGAAACATTTAACCTTCAAATTGCTGGGCTTGCAAGCTTTGCTCATGTAATTTGGGTCTTATCTAATTAACCTGCTGTTAGAGTAATTtgccccaggccccagcctctCCAGGGGGATGTCACTGGCACTGTGCCATCCCTATCCCGATTAATCTTCTCTGGGTTGTTGGCTTCCTCCTGGGGATACAGCAGATGAAGACAGGATGGACTTTCCTGGACAGTTCAGGACACTGGGTATAGTACCAGGGCCTCCAATTGCTGTTCTCCTGCTTCCTGGAGAGGGACTGATCATTCAGGCATCACCTCTCCCCAGGCCTCCTGGAAATATAACCCATAGAGAGCAGCTGCTCTCACTTACGGGCTATTAGGAGGTAGAGTGACACTCTCCCTAGCATGGGACAGGAGCAGCCCAGGCCAGAGCCAACCATGGGCACTATCCTCACTTCACCCCTCTCAAACGCCCATAATAAAGCAGGCTGGAGGCTTCAAACACTGGAGAAAATgacaaggagaaaaggaggaTGGAGTTGGGGCAGGTGGCTGAGAAATTCGGGGACTCAACTGGAAGGAGGTACAGAGAAGACAAAGAGAGAGGCTGGCCCATGGCCTGGAGGGTTACGGAGATTCCCGGGTGGTCCGTTTCATCATTTCTGTCTCTCCTCCAGTGTGTATCTGCTAATAAGACTAGGAACAACTTGAGGACAGTAATCATCTATTTAGAGTTCAAATAAAGAAGCTGTTATCAACATGAAACTTAACTCCTATTGCATCTCTCCAGGCCCAAGTGGGCCAAGAACAAGTCTGGCTGAGCCCTCCACAGGAGTGCAAGCCTCCAGGCAAGCTCAGGCCAGAAAGACCCAATGGGGGTGACCCAGTAAGCACGATGTCATTCTACTCCAAACAGTCCTTTGATGCCAGCCCCAGAGATGCTGCAGGCCCTGCATCCTAGCCACTGGCTCCCATGATGGGCCCCAGCTACTCCCATGATCTCCATTGCCACTGTGGCCCTATTCAACCCAAGGCAGCTCTGTCCCTGAAGATCACCCTTGCCCAGAGATCCCTGCTGGAGCCCCATGGGTGAGCTGCAGCTCTTGGCTGGGTGGGGCACTGGAGGGAAGAAAATCTGGAGACAGGCAGGTTTGGGGATCTCTCTCACATTGTTTAGGGGAAGAGCCTGGACTCCAGTCCCTCCCACTCCTCTGCATTCCTTCCGCTACTCTTGCCCCTGCCATTTTGTCTTCTTCATTCTTACTAAAACTACCAGAATTTTTCTATCCTTCCCTTCTGTCTTTCTCACCTTCCCTCCTCATCCCTCTCCATCCCTCCTCATCCCTCCCATCCATCTTCCCTCCGTTCTTCCCTCTCAGCCTTTCGCCATCTCTTGTTCTGTCACTTCCCTATCCTGCTCTCCTCCAGGAGGTCTTCCTGCACCCACACTGGCCAGGTCTGAGCTCTCTTCACCTCCCTTCGCTCTGAACACATCCTTAGCACGTGCTGGAGGGGCTGCAACTCTGTGACAGCTTCCATGGGGCTCCTCTGAAGCCATGTCACATGTCATCTTAGTTTTTCTTTGTAAGGCTAGTAGAGTCTTCTCCAGATTAGAGACCATGTAGTGTACTCTGAGATGCAGCAGGGACCTCCTCTTAGGGGCCTGCAGGTCCCCtcaagcatggaaataaaggaaaatcttgagttccttcaGGGGAAATTCTGGGCACCTTGCTAGCCTGCGAAATAAATAAGCAACTTGATAAGCAAGAAAGAAACAGTAGCCCAAAACAACAGCCACGAAAGCTAGAATCATGGGATGTTTGGTTCCCTTATAGAAACTAAAGATAGCATCTTAACACATGTCCCTGAGTTGTTTGTCAGAAACCTAAACCCCACCAAAAGGGACACCTGGGCATATAGACCTCAGATAAAGGGACACCGGGCACTAAGCTCTGACCACCactctttgttctaaatttctccCCAAGGGAACTGGAGAATGTCACACCCACAAACCAGAGCTAACATTCTGTTCTGCTGAccccaaatttttaaacaaagtttcTCTTCCTTAACAAATTGCAAATcggaaaatctttgaatctattTATGACCTGACCTGTAAGCTCCCACTTAAAAACATCCTgaccaaacaccgcatgtcctcactcataagtgggagttgaacattgagaacacatggacacagaaaggggaacaacacacaccaggcctgttgggggatgaggggtgaggggagggaacttagaggatgggtcaataggtgcagcaaaccaccatggcacacgtgtACCTATGGAACAAAGCTGCACGTTCTGTACAggtatcctatttttttttttttttagaagaaataaaaaaaaagacacactgcCCTTTTAGCCCAAAGTCAATGTGTAGCCTTCATGTACTGAGTTTTGCCTGCAACTTCTGCTCTGCTGATATTTACTCCGCCTTTAAAGCCTCTGATCTTCAAGCCATTGGGGAGGTTGAGACTTCAGCATTAGCTGCCTGGTGGTTCTTGCTTGGAGCCCTGCAAATAAACGCCTTCCTTTCCACTGCTGCAAACCTCTGTGTAGATATCAACAACACTGGATGTCTCATGCCTAATGGCCAGTGTCTTCCTGGGCCGGGCAAGTGGACTCCAGTTTGGTTCTAGaattcctgcctccctcccacccttcctttcttccttcagtgGACTTCTACTGAGTGCCTGCTGTATGCTGGCACCATGCTCAGCACGGGGGACACAGGAGTTGGCGGTGTGCACTGAAGACTTGAAGGTTTTCTAGAGCTCTTGCGTGTGCTCCTTCATCTCTGGCTCTGCTGGCTGCGTTTCTCGACATGCATGGCAGAGCCCTAGCCAAGCCTTCAGTgtccctgctgctgctgcagccaaCCTGACCCATCCCACAACCTCCTTCTTCGATGCTCCCTGCCCCAGCCAAGGACATCTCGCCCACTGGCCCCACCTTCAACTACCTCCAAAATTTTGCCAAGTTATTCTTACTCAGCCTGGAACCCCTTCTCTCCCGATCTCCTCTGACCCCAATCCCACTGCTCTTCTGAACTCCTGCTTAAAACACTGGATTTTGCAGTCTCCCCTCCCCAGCGTCCCAACTCCTCTGTCCATTGACACCCATGTGCAGGTTGCTGTTTCCTAGGGCCTGGGTCCTGGGTCCTGGGGAGGGTCCCATGTCCACAGTCAATTCGTCCCTCTGTGCCTTCCCTGAGAGCCCAGGACCAGCCTCTAAACACCCACTCCCAGGTACAGGAGAACCAATGAATAGCCCCTTGTTGGAGAAGCAACAAAACAGAGCAGAGTCAGGGCATCTTTAGGGGACTTGTAGCTGTGTGTCCACCTGGAGTGGCACCAGGTTGGAGACCAGGCTGCAGGGATCTGAATTCCACGCCGCCACTCAGCAGCACAGTTTGCTTGGTCTCTCtaagcctcaacttccccagctGTAAACGGGAAATAAACTCCTGGTGGGATAGTTGTGATGATGACACATATTAATCCATAGAAAGTGCCtactttataaaatacataataaatgatATCAGCAACTAAAGCAGAGAGCTCAGTAGAATTGGGGAATTGGCCTGTCCTCCCCTCTCTCGTTTCTCTCCTCTGGACCAGCACATTCCCATGCAGTGTCATCCGATGttggaggaaagggagggagtggGGTTCCCACAGGCCCCAGGCTCAAAGAATCTGTGGACTCAGACCCTCCTTGATATTGGAAAATTCacggttaaaaataaaaatagtaggccggctgtggtggctcagcctataatctcagcactttgggaggccaaggcaggaggatcacttgaggtcaggagttcaagaccagcctggccaacatggcgaaaccccatctctactaaaaatacaaaaaaagaaatagccgggcatggtggctcgtgcctgtagtcccagctactcggaaggctgaggcaggagagt encodes the following:
- the KRT71 gene encoding keratin, type II cytoskeletal 71, coding for MSRQFTCKSGAAAKGGFSGCSAVLSGGSSSSFRAGSKGLSGGFGSRSLYNLGGARSISLNVASGSGKSGGYGFGRGRASGFAGSMFGSVALGPVCPTVCPPGGIHQVTVNESLLAPLNVELDPEIQKVRAQEREQIKALNNKFASFIDKVRFLEQQNQVLETKWELLQQLDLNNCKNNLEPILEGYISNLRKQLETLSGDRVRLDSELRNVRDIVEDYKKRYEEEINKRTAAENEFVLLKKDVDAAYANKVELQAKVESMDQEIKFFRCLFEAEITQIQSHISDMSVILSMDNNRNLDLDSIIDEVRAQYEEIALKSKAEAEALYQTKFQELQLAAGRHGDDLKNTKNEISELTRLIQRIRSEIENVKKQASNLETAIADAEQRGDNALKDARAKLDELEGALHQAKEELARMLREYQELMSLKLALDMEIATYRKLLESEECRMSGEFPSPVSISIISSTSGGSGYGFRPSTVSGGYVANSSGCISGVCSVRGGEGRSRGSASDYKDTLGKGSSLSAPSKKASR